The following proteins come from a genomic window of Ilumatobacter coccineus YM16-304:
- a CDS encoding autoinducer 2 ABC transporter substrate-binding protein, which yields MLQQRTFRKLIAPVLVGAMALAACGSDDDAEEASDDSVAEAEAPASSDAPEEAGSSEGAKIFMAPKFTGLAYFEVAREGGEQAGEDLGLDFQYIGSDKPEATEQIATLTNAIPQSPDALVVSAIDGDAIAPALNDARDAGIKVVTYDADANVDARDLFINQLSYELAARTMLDAALLNSPDGGLVAFISASPTAPNHTAHVNFMKEFIDGDPAYSSLSYVDEVQFAGDDAAKSQEIALNLIQANPDLKVIISSSAVSAPAAQQAIVNAGMSGEVWATGFALPSSVRDFINDGSSAAFALWDPAELGYVATVAAAQLVSGEITAEEGQVIDAGEAGTYTVGADGEVLYDKPLMFTADNIADFDF from the coding sequence ATGTTGCAACAGCGAACGTTCAGGAAACTGATCGCTCCGGTCCTGGTGGGTGCCATGGCACTCGCCGCGTGTGGATCGGACGACGACGCAGAGGAAGCATCCGACGACTCCGTCGCCGAGGCGGAAGCACCCGCTTCGAGCGACGCTCCGGAAGAAGCCGGTTCGTCGGAAGGCGCCAAGATCTTCATGGCACCGAAGTTCACCGGCCTCGCCTACTTCGAAGTGGCCCGCGAGGGCGGCGAGCAGGCAGGCGAAGATCTCGGTCTCGACTTCCAGTACATCGGTTCCGACAAGCCCGAAGCGACCGAGCAGATCGCCACGCTGACCAACGCCATCCCGCAGAGCCCCGACGCACTCGTCGTGAGCGCCATCGACGGCGACGCCATCGCTCCGGCGTTGAACGACGCTCGCGATGCCGGCATCAAGGTCGTCACGTACGACGCCGACGCCAACGTCGACGCCCGTGACCTCTTCATCAACCAGCTCAGCTACGAGCTGGCGGCACGCACGATGCTCGATGCAGCGCTGCTCAACTCGCCCGACGGCGGCCTGGTGGCATTCATCTCGGCTTCGCCGACGGCACCGAACCACACGGCACACGTGAACTTCATGAAGGAGTTCATCGACGGTGACCCGGCGTACTCGTCGCTGTCGTACGTCGACGAAGTGCAGTTCGCCGGTGACGATGCGGCCAAGAGCCAGGAGATCGCGCTCAACCTCATCCAGGCGAACCCCGACCTCAAGGTCATCATCTCGTCGTCGGCCGTCTCGGCTCCCGCAGCGCAGCAGGCGATCGTCAACGCCGGCATGTCGGGCGAGGTCTGGGCAACCGGCTTCGCACTGCCGAGCTCGGTTCGCGACTTCATCAACGACGGCTCGAGCGCAGCGTTCGCCCTGTGGGACCCGGCCGAGCTCGGCTACGTCGCCACGGTGGCAGCAGCGCAGCTCGTGAGCGGTGAGATCACGGCCGAAGAGGGCCAGGTCATCGACGCCGGTGAGGCCGGCACCTACACCGTCGGCGCCGACGGCGAAGTGCTGTACGACAAGCCGCTCATGTTCACCGCCGACAACATCGCGGACTTCGACTTCTGA
- a CDS encoding ABC transporter permease, whose translation MRLARRYSWELLLVVLIGLAFVWSSRLSPYFLNRDNLVSSAEFYVIFGLMAFGLLPVILHGEIDISLASTLAVGSVLYAKLADDGVPVIVAMLAVLAVGALLGLVNGALVAVAGLPSLAVTLGTLGAFRGIAFLIAGDQGSVISEDRYLVLGDGEIGPVPVSIIVLLVVGAGAAALLAYTSFGRYSYAVGSNPEASRMAGISVIGTKVIGYVLAGVLSGLAGIIWVGQYQSARGDNADGSILFVITAVVLGGVSIKGGSGRAVGVLLALILLGTIQTGMKLANVPGTSQTLVVGLLLIASIGVPKLVQIVRGLQRTPVITQSGRSDAAEPAASNAS comes from the coding sequence GTGAGGCTCGCTCGCCGCTACTCGTGGGAACTGCTGCTCGTCGTCCTGATCGGACTCGCCTTCGTCTGGTCGAGCCGTCTCTCGCCCTACTTCCTCAACCGAGACAACCTCGTCTCGTCGGCGGAGTTCTACGTGATCTTCGGGCTGATGGCGTTCGGTCTCCTGCCCGTGATCCTGCACGGCGAGATCGACATCTCGCTGGCATCGACCCTCGCGGTGGGCAGCGTGCTCTACGCCAAGCTCGCCGACGACGGCGTCCCCGTGATCGTGGCGATGCTCGCCGTGCTCGCCGTCGGCGCGCTGCTCGGTCTCGTCAACGGTGCGCTCGTCGCCGTCGCCGGCCTGCCATCGCTCGCCGTCACGCTCGGCACCCTCGGAGCATTCCGCGGCATCGCGTTCCTCATCGCCGGCGACCAGGGCAGCGTCATCAGCGAGGACCGCTACCTCGTTCTCGGCGACGGCGAGATCGGGCCCGTTCCGGTCTCGATCATCGTCCTGCTCGTGGTCGGCGCAGGAGCCGCAGCGCTGCTGGCCTACACCTCGTTCGGCCGTTACAGCTACGCCGTCGGCAGCAACCCCGAGGCCTCGCGCATGGCGGGCATCTCGGTCATCGGCACGAAGGTCATCGGCTACGTCCTCGCCGGCGTGCTGTCGGGCCTCGCCGGCATCATCTGGGTCGGCCAGTACCAGAGCGCTCGCGGCGACAACGCCGACGGGAGCATCCTCTTCGTCATCACCGCCGTCGTGCTCGGCGGCGTCTCGATCAAGGGCGGGAGCGGACGTGCGGTCGGCGTGCTGCTCGCACTGATCCTGCTCGGCACCATCCAGACGGGCATGAAGCTCGCCAACGTGCCCGGGACGAGCCAGACGCTCGTGGTCGGTCTGTTGCTCATCGCCAGCATCGGCGTCCCGAAGCTCGTACAGATCGTGCGCGGCCTCCAACGGACTCCGGTCATCACACAGTCGGGACGTTCCGACGCTGCTGAACCTGCAGCGTCAAACGCTTCGTAA